The nucleotide sequence AGATTGGTGTCATAAGGGGTTGGTGTTCGATCGCTGGTTTCTTCGCTTCCGAGTCCAACAATCCACCAAAAAGGCAAAGATGGAAAAAGAGAGCATGACCGCAGCGAGGCACAGTATTACCACCACGGCTCCCGTGCCCACATCTCTGGCCATACGATTTCCCTTCGTCGAGATGGAGATGGAATGTCGATGGGATGTGAAACAGGTGGTTCGTGCGAGGAGGAGGAACCGATTAATTGTAGTACAGAAGAAGTCCCCTCCCCTGCATAAACTTTAAGAGTGATTAATTAGAAGTCAagtcatataaaatataaatcaatccaGATGACAACCAACTTGCGTGTTGATCGAGAGGAGGCTAATTCACAAAGTCAACCGGTAGAAAATATAGGTCAGACACCCACGCTAGCAGCAAAGAATGTTCATCCTCCAGTAATGATTTGTTTGGTGACGAAGGGAGATGTGCTGAGGTCGGAACATTTATGACACCCACGCTAGCAGCAAAGAAAGTTCATCCTCCAGTAATGATTTGTTTGGTGATGAAGGGAGATGTGCTGAGGTCGGAACATTTATTGTGTGTgtgcgtatatatatacatatacatatatatatgtatatatatgtatatatatatatatataatttatttattggcCTCTGTCCTACCGCGGTCGTCGCCACTGTCCTCCCACCCTCGACGGCCTTCGCCTCCACACCGCCCTCAGCATCCGACTCGACCCTGGTCCTCCAAAGGAAGGACTTCCGTCGGTTCCCTTCATTTGAAGGAATTTCTCCGTTGATGTCTTCCCTCTCCACCCTCGGCCATGACCCCCCTCTGCCTCCATGCCGCCCTCGTCACCCAACTCGATCCTCTTCGTCGGGCCATCGCCTCCACACCCTCGCCACCCGACTCGAACCCTCAGAGGTGTGGCGTTCTCTTCCTTGCCCCTACCCCCTCCGTCGCCCTCCTCCACCTCCGTTCTCGAAGGCGTGAAGCCTCCGTAGGAAAGGAAGGCGTTGATAAAGGAATTCTTTCCGGAGGAACGGAAGGAGCCGAACTCCTTCATTCGGAGGAACGAGGACGAGTCAGGTGGCAAGGGCGGGCGAGAGGAAGGGGGTTGGGTCGGGTGGCAAAGGCGGCATGGAGGCGGATGGAGTTGAGGGCGAGGCGGAGAGGTGTGAGGTGGGGGCGCAGCGGGGCGGAGGGGAGGGCAGGGGTGTAGTGGAGCCAAGGCGGTGGCCAATAGGGCGGAGGAATCTCACAGTCTACATGAATGCGCTTCTTATTTAGTAGACCGTACGGTTCTTATCTCTTCAGCACAATCTGTTACAACCAAAAGAAACAGAAATAAACCATCGCTCCTTTGTAGCCGCAATCTCAATTTGTCGATTCATTTAGAGAAATAAAAGCTCTCAATCGTACCGAGTAGATCTCTGACACAGGGATTGGAGTTGCAAGATCAAGAAATGAGTGGAGTTGGAAGGTAATCCGGTGAAGATTGCGTGTAAGAATCAAAGATGACAGtccgaaggacatcgtgatagatCTAAGCTACAAGAGCAATCACCAACTCGTTTCAAGAACAAGAACATGGGATCGATCATGCTGCCTCATCTGATCCCTGAGCTTTGCTTCCCACGGCCGATCGGCAGATGGGGCAGGTGGCCTGTGACCGAAACCACATGTCGATGCAGTCGGCGTGGAACCTATGGCCGCATATCGGCAGCAGCCTCCCTTTGTCGCCATCCTTGAACTCCGACAAGCACACTACGCACTCCTGCTTCTCCTCCCCCGACGCGGAGTAGAGGAAGTCCGGTAGCGACGAGAGGACGTCAGGGTTAACCCTGTCGTTGCGCAGGGAGGGCGAGGGAGAGCTGGCGGTGGAGGAagaagcggcggcggcagcggcggcggcgtcaCTCAACCGCTGAGACCTTCTGCAGAATATCCGCCAGAGGTAATAGTAGAGGAGGAGTATGAGGACGATGTTGAGGATGGTGAACAGGGGGTAGAGGACACGGCCATGGCCATGAGCGAGCCACTTGGGAGGGCCTGTAGTGGGAGAACCGGTTGGGCTTGCTTGGCTCAGACCTGCCATCTTCTTCCTCGCTCTCTGGTTTTGGCTTCGCATGAGTTGATCTGCAGACACAGAGTGATGAGAGGGCGGCGTAGAATTGAGAAAGAtgggaaaatataaaataaacaaaataataatatttttggcTTATTTTAGGCGAACTATctcaataataaattaaaaaaaaggacaGATGAGAATTTACTaataagaatataaaaaatatgaagaTGCTATTCAAATATCAAAATCATTCATATTGATCAGTTAAATGTCAACTATTATACTATGCCAAAAAAAATGATATCAATATTTGACACacgccttttttttttctcgatcATGAATTTTCTTTCTCACATGTTTTAAGTCAaatgaataaagaaaaaaatcctGAGACTCGATTTAACATCCAAGAAGTGATGGTGGGCTATACATGCAGACTTTGGGGTGAAATGCAAGCGACGGATAAGAAACACGGAAAGATGGACTCGTCACCCCAAAGTTAGGCGCCGACTTCGGCTTCCCCGAGGATGTCCACCGGAGGCACAGCGGAAGCGGGCCTCAACGGTGAGCAACACGCCATTGTAGATATGAAGCAGACCTTCTTCCGACCGGCATTAATCTGTCATTCAGCAGCATGCAGATGTCAATCTCGGTGCCCCGTCTCATGAGTCCCTTCCTGCTCTTCCGAGGTCGCCAAAATTCCCTGCGTTTACACACACCCCAAAAAGAAAAAACACGAAGAAATTcattatatatagagagagaaaacCATGAAGTAGTAGGGTTAAGAGTTATTCACCTGCAACCGTAAAGGAAAAGCGCGGAGAAAGGTTAGAACAAGGAGggatgaggaagaggaagaagaagaagaagaagatgcatgaAGTAGTTGTCCATGGGCTCCGGTAACAGCTCTTGCTATGTTGGTCGACGAGGTGGTGGCTGCCGTCGCTAATGGTGATTCGCGTTTGACCACGTCCACAACGAGAGGGAAACAGAATGTAACGTAATCGTCACGTGGGAGTCCCTCGTTGGTTGATTGGGTCACTAAAAACGTGTTCTGTTAGTCGATATGGCAATGGATAGAATCGCTGTGTCAGCCAATATAGGCAGATGATAACGAGGAATGGTCTCAGTTTGGTTAGCTGTCATCTGCGCTACATGACACGTAGTTATTGGCTAATCATTGGGGTCCTCACTATTACCCCCCGTCAATAAAGCAATGTAAGAAAAATAAACATTACGAAAATTGTCTTTTTGATCATTTTCTAACCACAGATATCATCCCATCAATGATTATAACAAATAGATAGGAGACAATCTTTTAGTTATTTGTGAGTTATTTCAAAACCATTGTGATCTAATCGAATCAATTGCTATTTTCTGCTTcactgaaaaaaaaaagggaaaaacttGTGATggtggaagaaaattttttttctcatattttcaaTCTTGTGATGACATAAATTTcaaacatatttaatatatatggtTTAATGCCATTTATACgtattatatttttatgttgtatatatatatatataggtgaattattataaaaacttaaaactttataatttttatatagagAACTCTaacttaaaaaaattttatataaataattattttatctctaGCTCTCGTTAAACCTATCACATCGTCACCTTAGCCTTACATCGCTCTTTTTGCGTTTGCTCACAACTCTTGCACTAGAAATGAGAGAGCAAGAGGCTTGTCAACTCTGCGGATCCTATCGACTCTTGTCGAACTTATCTATGTTCTTCGTAGAGTCAATAATGAGTTCGACGAAGAcaagaataaaataatttaataatttttcgTATGTGAAGATCGGACCGGTTATCTCGGCCCACAATCCTGGGAGTCAAACCCGGTCCAAGTGATATAACCGGGTCCCACTGTCACGGCCCGGTAAGGAACGCTGTTCCGATCGTTACCGTCCATCCTGTGCTAGCGCGATTCCCGAACCGCAACGGTCATGTCCGGTGACAATGGTCGTTTTGCAAAATAATATATGTTTTAAGGGTATTTCAGTAATTCGACCGCCTAAAAGACAGTTTGAAACCCCGCCCTCCCTTTTTTGCTACTTTCTTGCAAGGCAGCAAAAAGATGAACAGATCTCCCATTTTTCGTATGACGCCGGAGGCCAACCACTACAGCGACTACGGATTCGACCCCCAAATCGATTACTTCCAGGTATTCTCTTTTCTTCAGTAAGTGCTGCAtcgatctttctctctctctctctattgtgATTTTGATGCGTATGTTTTTTGCTTGCGGAGTaggtgctggaggaggcgcggcgaAACTCGAAGCGCGGCGACCAGCGTCCGCTCGGCTGCCTGCACTGCAAGCTCCAGAAGTTTATTTTCAAGGACGACGTCAAGTCCAAGAATCACCGCCGCGGGTGGTGGAAATCCGCCCTCGTCTTCTGGAGGCGCCCGCGCCCCAAGGTCGGGTCCGACTCCTACGAGCAGCGCCGCGCGGCGCGGCGTCCCTACACCCACAGGGCTGCCGTATCGGGGCCTCTCTACACGACCGAGATCGGCGGTTTTGGGCGCCGCACCTGCCGCCCGATCTCTGGTCGACTGACGGCGGCAGAGTTCGGCGCAGAGGCGGCGGGGCTGGCGTATCTCAGACTTAGGGAGCTCAACCCAGTCGGCGACCGTCCGACGGCCCTCTCCCCAGCGGCACCCATATACATCGTCACATGAACCGCGCGCCGCCATCTCCCCTGTTTAGGTTTTGTGGGGGCTCTGTTTTTGCGAGTCTTCCGGTGCCACACCTCTCAGCAAAAGTACGCTTTCTGGCATCTAATCGGAACGGCGAAGGCTTCTACCGGCAAAAAGTACGTTTCCTTTTCGTTGGTTTGTTTCCATAAACCACTTTGCTTATTCCTGTCTTTCGATCATACCCTACGAAAACTTCACATGCTTTGATTTGGCTTCGGAACGGAACCACCAGCGAGCGTTGAGCCACCGTCGTCGATGTTTTTACATAGACATATCAGGGTATAAAATTAAGGATATTTTACCTAAAAAACCTTTTATAATTggtttttactttcataaatgatTTTATACTGACTGAGCTCGACTACGATCAATGCAAGATTCAATTACCAACTTAGATTAAGTCATTGGAAGCTAAGAAAACCTCTCACTGCAATTGTCTGTGGGAATTTTCCGAAGTAATTTAATCCCATCGTTACATGAATTCAAGACAAATACATTATATTCTTCGGTCATTCAATTCAAATCCTATTCCGAAATCGTTGATAAGACGTGTCGTAATACCGATATGGCATGCATCAATAACATTTGGGGAGCAATGACACAGAGAAATATAAATGGGCAACCCGCCAAAGGAAATAAATGCGTCGGTGCCAACCTTAGTCGAACATCATCACGTCACTGTGAGAGCATTGATTCAATTCAGTACACCGTCCTCTCTATAACACCGAACCGCAAGTTTTGAACACACAATTCTCCATCAAGAATGACATGACCAACAGAGACCTGCATGTCTCCATTACACACACTGCATCGAAGACTTCAAATGTCATGAGCAGTCGTTCTGCACAACTTTTGCGGTTAAACTCTTCGAATTGTTCAGTCCGAAGTCCTCACTTCAAATATGATGAActctcataattatttattttaaactttttattcttatataaaTAGATATAATCTTCTAATGACCCAGGGTTAATAcgtaaaattaaattattgagagataatatattttttttaattaagttattgagagattatatatttttattatttttattattatttttaatttattgctCGTAGTAATCATATGAAAGATAAAAAGAGAAGATAAGTCTAATTCTTTTTTAGATTGATATCGTTATAACTTTTGGATGGAACAATGATTatgatttaattttgatatatttgatctattattatttaattttaatttataatattaaatttcttTCACATAATAGtaacatattatgatttttatacttacaTAATCTCCACAAACAATCTTTTATTTTTAAGTCTTGTTAATCTTTTTAACTTCACATGTGGAAGAAACAAATAAGAACCAAAAAGCAGGATTTATTACTGTTTAATTTACGCTAAGAAGGATTCAGTGTGTCTTTGTTGTCTTTGTTGAAACATAAGGTTAGTGTAAGTAAGATGTTTTGTCCATCATTTAATGTAATGAATAAAAATGAGTCTTTTAAAAGAATTCATTGCTCTATCGAATTTACACAAATTCCCTTAGACCTTCTTGATAATAGAGAGATTTCTTCTAATAACAAAAGATTTCCTtgcatagcagataagatttcctcacgaGAAAATCTCTCAGATTAGTTGAAGAAGTAtctctttcaccatgtataaatagacttcatgtgatagtaattgaaatatgtttttctctttacttttacaatttcattcttcattctctcattttatTATAGTATCGCagtgagaaaagcaaagcttcgccccTGCCTTCGGCTAGCGACCAACGTCGATGCAGTTACATTCCAAGAGGTTCCGCGGCCAATCCTCATTTTTCTCATCGcgatagtcttcgctgatctgccatcAATTTATGGACTCGAGGAGAACGAAGGGGATGCCCATGCCCTCAATAGTCTACACGTCGGGACTCAGCGGTCGAGTCGACACGCTTTCCTTCGCGTATACGTACAGCCGCGCCACGCACAGCACCGCGTGGATCGCCACTGCGTGTATGAACTTAAGCCACCGCAGTCACCCACCTCTTACCTCCCACCTTCCACCATCGCTAGCACCCCTTCATTGAACCTCTGCTCCATACCTACTCTGCTTCCGCACGCTGGACCATCAAGCAACCCTCTTTGTGGACCTGGTCGCAAGAACTCTCTCGTCGGGCACCATCGACCAGCTCCTGGCTCTCTCCCTCTGGTGACTTCACCTTCGGATTCTACCCCACTGACTCCTAAAGCCGTCGTCTGGTTCACCAACCGCTGTCCTCGACGAGCAGCATTTGGAAACAAAGTGCCCAgattcaagtaatttgctatCTTTCCACGCTGCAACTGATTAGCGACGACCACCTCTCCCTCAAGGACGAGGGTGGAAATAAAGTGCTTCTGGCGTGGGCCCTACCAACACCTTCGCCACCGTTATCCTCGACTCTAGCAACATCATCCTCGCTGCTTCCGGTGGTATCCTGTGGCTGTGTTTTGATCTTCCTACGGACATGCTCCTGCCGGGTCACGTCTTAGTCTTAGAGAAGACCTTGTTTGGGTGCAGGCCTACCATCCTTTTCTGCTGTTACCGAACAATCTTTGCAGTTCTCTCCCGCTGACTCTGATAAGTGATTGAGGCAGCCACTACATCCTGCTCTGCTACATCACTGCCCAGATTCCTAATTGTTGATATGCTGCACAAAGATCTACAGTTGTCTTGCACAAAGCTAATCTCCTCCTTCAAAGACCTCATTTGCCAACAATCTACCTCAGGTGACACTGATCTGCACCACCACTTCTACTTCCCTGATCATTGTCGTTGCTGCAAACTTTTACCTACTCCGACATATTGATACATATCTTCCATATGTTATCATTATCTACCTCTGATGCTCCAGTTATTGTTCCCGCAAGGAACCATAGTACTTTCCCACATACAAGCATTATTTCCATCAATGCAACAACCATCATCCCCTTTAAATTATCCAAAAGTGATAACTACGCATTCTGgcatgctcaattctctaatctcctgtttggctatgatcttctaggctatgtcgatggctctcttcgttgtctACCATCGATACTCAACATATCAGGCGCACTCAATCTAGTaccaaatccggaccacaaactatggttatgccAGGATcatctcatccttcaagcaattcaagcctcggttGTTAAatccctcgccccactcatttcttcatgtgacactactaTCGAAGCTTGGTGTAAGTTGCAAACCACCATAGCCAATCGTTTTTGTattcgcatgcttagtctcctatccagtctcatgaagataaaacaagagagaagtactattgctgattatctacacaatataaagattatcatcgataacttggccttgatgaAAAAGTTACGGTCCATATTCTCAACGACCTAGGAGATGagtcaacaaaggtttgaccaagatgCCTTATGAACCTATGAGCTTCAACTAAACCATCCCTCCTCTTCATCAACATTCCAATCATAACTCAATACCaacaagtacttggctctcacccgtttaGATATCTCATTTATAATCAATAAATTATCTTAATACATGCACTAGCCTTTTGATGTGCATTGGTTtgcggttaaacgaattttacggtatcttaaagggGCCTTTAATCATGGTTTATTTCTCCACAAAACCACtctacttcatctccatgcctttgctgatgctgattgggtgggaaactttgatgatagaacctccacgtcaggatatgttatctttcttatttctaatccaattagttggagttctaacAAGCAAAAGATAGTGGTCCGGTCTACAATTGAAGttgaatatcgtgctattgctaccaTTGAACTCAATTAgatcacaaatctcctcaaggaattcaaagtcagctctacctatactcctataatatattgtgacaatgttggagctacctacttatgtgtcaatccagtgttccactcacacATGAAACACAttaccatcgactttcacttcgtgccagATCAAGTTGTAAGACATCAACTTCATGTCTCTTAtgtccatacggctgatcaattagcATACTCACTCACGAAGCTAGCTCGTAAATTATTTTTGTTGCATCAGttcaagatcggtatccttgacatGAGCTCGATCTTGCGTGGGTATGATAATAGAGAGATTTCTTCTGATAATAGATGAGATTTCCTTAACTACACGAGGAAATCTCTTTGCTtagttgaagaaatattttctttcaccatatataaatagacttcatgtgatattaattggaatgtgattttctctttacctttaaaatttcatttttcattctctcattttatcacttcttaacatatatatatatatatatatatatatttatttatatgagtaAGACTTCCATAATTCGCCTTAGAAAGGTTACCAGAAGAGGCATTATGCCATCGTTCCCACACAAGGGAGAAGGGAGGTGGCAACATATCAAAGAATGCATCCAAAACTATCTAAAACAAGGGAGGAGATGACTGAATGGGCTTAGCTCGTTGATTCTTGCTATTCTTTGCATTTCTTGATTCGGTAAACTTTAGTATTTTGGTCAACTCGGACTCGTAAATAGAAACAAATCCAGCTGACGATTCACGTTTGAAATCTACGACTCTAGTAATAGCGACAAGTGCGATAGTCAAACGGAAGTCAATTTTGTCGCAAAGTGTAAGGAAAGATAAATTTTGATTTAGGAGTCTGTTTATGAAATGACTCATTTATTTTGTATTTTTCCATCCACTCTTGACAACGTCTCAGTGTTATTTGATTCCAATtcttaagtttaaaaaaattaaaatcattggtTTCGAAACCGATAATTCTAATTCTGATTCGATGATCTCATAAATTTAAGCTATTTTTTAGTatttaaaaagaaatttataatttttatattttaaaattttaattaaaaataataaaaagttaattttaaaaaattgtaACTGTcaatttcaaaattaaaatcatcaatttTGAAATCATGATCAAATCTACTTTTGACTTCGACTTCGACGCATGGGGTATATCTTTCATACATCATGAGGGTTCCATGATGACATATTTTTATGGCACATCAACATCAAACTAAGATATAATTGAAATTTCATCTCAGTGGTTCACCGATGACCGACAGCATAAAGCATTTAGCCTTCAAGATTTGGGAGATCAAGATCATTATCATGGAGAGTCATTGCTGATGATAGATTGTGAACCTTTTGGATTTAACAGATCGGGAATTAAGTTGTGAAAATTAGGGTGAGATCAAGAATCTAATCTCCCACTTTTTAGGTT is from Musa acuminata AAA Group cultivar baxijiao chromosome BXJ3-8, Cavendish_Baxijiao_AAA, whole genome shotgun sequence and encodes:
- the LOC103993354 gene encoding uncharacterized protein LOC103993354 codes for the protein MNRSPIFRMTPEANHYSDYGFDPQIDYFQVLEEARRNSKRGDQRPLGCLHCKLQKFIFKDDVKSKNHRRGWWKSALVFWRRPRPKVGSDSYEQRRAARRPYTHRAAVSGPLYTTEIGGFGRRTCRPISGRLTAAEFGAEAAGLAYLRLRELNPVGDRPTALSPAAPIYIVT